Proteins from a single region of Candidatus Woesearchaeota archaeon:
- a CDS encoding 50S ribosomal protein L37e, with the protein MTKGTASHGRKTGKKTHIQCRRCGGHSFHIHKKRCGKCGYGATPHTRKYNWNKKITA; encoded by the coding sequence ATGACCAAAGGAACCGCAAGCCACGGACGAAAAACTGGTAAGAAAACTCATATCCAGTGTCGACGCTGTGGAGGACATTCATTTCACATTCATAAGAAACGCTGTGGGAAATGTGGCTATGGGGCAACGCCTCATACGCGTAAGTATAATTGGAACAAGAAAATTACTGCGTAA
- a CDS encoding small nuclear ribonucleoprotein (Enables 3` processing of polyadenylated mRNAs and tRNA precursors) produces the protein MEESRPLDALNHARNKIVMVDLKTGVRYVGKLKAFDIHINTVLDDAEEHYNGEIRRKLGTVFIRGDTITIISPA, from the coding sequence ATGGAAGAATCACGTCCTTTAGACGCATTAAATCACGCTCGCAACAAAATCGTTATGGTTGACTTGAAAACAGGCGTTCGCTATGTTGGCAAACTCAAAGCATTCGATATTCATATTAATACTGTGCTTGATGATGCTGAAGAGCATTATAACGGCGAAATTCGTCGCAAGTTAGGAACAGTCTTTATTCGAGGAGATACAATTACTATTATCTCTCCTGCATAA
- a CDS encoding PLP-dependent lyase/thiolase, whose protein sequence is MLTVQEEKILRAIKVCSDNDPLNPEFPPENPRFPATPMYKITVPGFTNVWIKDESYNPSGTHKDRMAWEMVVTYRDFLLAKKAGRLTKLPQMSIITSGSAGYAIQNRFREYGLPNLKCLVDIDLDPAIKQELKKIGCEIYTASLSSKALNWEDILKLTQNRDGIDITSSDALDPNTRFYDWLSYEIINSSPDYCFIPFGTGNLYENILNVCKKEITAAVHDPRFQGSVEQLRKCNFIGATVNRKASKAEKLYSPHLPFIHFGDQWIRLYRYAMYCGNDSDVCPLQEKYLDQAVTLGNQCGLAFEPSGIAGLGMLLQMKQKIPRDAKILIVNTGKCKIHS, encoded by the coding sequence ATGCTTACAGTCCAAGAAGAGAAAATTCTTCGAGCAATTAAAGTCTGTTCTGATAATGATCCTCTCAATCCTGAGTTTCCTCCAGAAAACCCTCGCTTTCCTGCGACCCCAATGTACAAAATTACAGTTCCTGGTTTTACAAATGTGTGGATTAAAGATGAGAGTTATAATCCTAGCGGAACACATAAAGATCGGATGGCATGGGAGATGGTGGTAACCTATAGAGATTTCTTATTAGCAAAAAAGGCAGGACGATTGACAAAGTTACCTCAGATGTCCATTATCACATCTGGTTCTGCAGGGTATGCAATTCAGAACCGATTTAGGGAATACGGTTTGCCGAATCTTAAATGTCTTGTTGATATAGATCTTGATCCAGCAATAAAACAAGAACTTAAAAAAATTGGTTGTGAGATTTATACTGCGTCTCTTTCTTCAAAAGCGTTGAATTGGGAAGATATTCTTAAATTAACGCAAAATCGGGATGGTATTGATATTACTTCATCAGATGCACTTGATCCTAATACTCGTTTCTATGATTGGTTGAGTTATGAAATCATCAACTCTTCTCCAGATTATTGTTTTATTCCTTTTGGTACAGGAAACCTCTATGAAAACATTTTGAATGTTTGTAAGAAGGAAATAACTGCAGCAGTCCATGATCCTCGTTTTCAGGGAAGTGTAGAACAATTGCGGAAATGTAACTTTATTGGTGCAACAGTGAATCGAAAAGCAAGTAAAGCTGAAAAATTATATTCTCCTCATTTACCATTCATTCATTTTGGTGACCAGTGGATTCGATTATATCGTTATGCAATGTATTGTGGTAATGATTCTGATGTATGTCCTCTACAAGAGAAGTATTTGGATCAAGCTGTGACCTTAGGTAACCAGTGTGGGCTTGCTTTTGAACCATCGGGGATTGCAGGATTAGGGATGCTGTTACAGATGAAACAAAAAATTCCTCGAGATGCAAAAATATTAATTGTTAACACTGGCAAGTGTAAAATACATTCTTAG